The Carassius carassius chromosome 9, fCarCar2.1, whole genome shotgun sequence genome includes a region encoding these proteins:
- the LOC132149475 gene encoding serine/threonine-protein kinase LMTK2-like — MSSVLFNPSFAFSSHFDTGGSPLSELSWPSSLAVVAVSFSGLFTFVFLMLACLCCKKGDISFKELENMEGEEGQANLSTLASPSSQNDPEVYILPLTEVSLHVSKQPSKSFQLLKSTDLGRHSLLYIKEMGQGWFGKVLLGEVNVGLSTTQVVVKELKASASVQEQMQFLEEVQPYRLLQHSALLQCLSQCSDVTPYLLVMEHCPLGDVKGYLRSCRAADSVTPDPLILQRMACEIASGLLYLHKHNYIHSDLALRNCLLTSELAVKIGDYGLSHSKYKDDYYVTADQIWVPLRWIAPELIDEVHGNLLVVDQTKASNVWSLGVTIWELFELGNQPYRHYSDRQVLTYAVKEQQLKLPKPLLKVPLCERWYEVMQFCWLQPEQRPVVEEVHILLGYLCAKGATESEEDFEKCWNSLRPSMGSSSSHRTPATEVASSTSSSFPLLEHFSMADSFQSENGDDILTVTETSQGLNFEYKWEQARAEQPYCSSSASGPLGKNNPHYQDVYYPISNSTGSCKGESLPLGVSPSYYESDHPGVVPVLSAHSPSVSSEYYIRIEEPVECNISLEDNNLDYSPRLEASNSNLSSTGRRSPIESQPNTYWSAAKEPISNDYGYDSDSILTMEPLQRRLPSSVEIDQSEVYFSSNDRHNLHGSNFDEQRRGSEGLCHRLEVVKESPLGVSVSLSSPSLAHCDPYLESKQRTAERSMASEAYYDIMGPLQKNVPRPHYMSIDIDAGDGFLLGRESSDPEDDDDDLFSQNMLTNWNSNHSANNNSLSDRTQAVGFRDAYLDLRHPTPSSHVGNLKSRALETRNSCTYNSINSVKDQSYTEATDSTPTYSNPHADSEGGEYLLLSPDSTQDVESSSKCHSVTESQHIHTWQKNIAQKHIKNNTSDFCVGGCGRMNPSTLPSELVVTKENMLLETRMSPAQKLKLGTDDSAGVCVKMVSCPKDLSRIVSECIHLTDSRMVPDNSSINLVEINDCSDVCMDIPSGVLADYPSDYAEVGNVDLTHRTLQRDTGSRHCVDTINLASSSSPCEAFSPDSYHIPIQAKSLDSGYETENNESPEFILKDLEGNPALSTSVESDECDMLLQMDLDEDVNVMLLHPSSSHRPLNSLGERNQYRDSAYFSDYDMENDKSPSEGVHMFFSCQDEDDVFEIKAEKDGSEKKFGREGQNMESEKGHDISVPKDNNAALNVKQLCLKKTSQNKCLSPALVPVISMLSPFPPEMGGCLTKESTPDDGIGLESDHSGEEPNSECYSSTESEGSSSTQEASGVVEHANAVTRDFSSAESLGSDSTIVDLSVEVIQAEEQEACNKLDNLEQRIGYIEEKDESVEEDGIGSALSKPKRDVSLENILPALPEDLDILAPQGNGEEVDEEDSEDSDESDEELRSYNIQEQSDESDEEFPVVPVVVSDRSSARHLRSLLKMPSIFTQSFCDELESKKKAVSFFDDVTVFLFDQESPTGELGDYSFPVEAEANWKASEVALPRSQDRDIAPEDSPGTNVSEESGAFQWKDDFPLMQSPSTSEPGFEEIATPPNSPIKSPDEIPAPLLSRFSVSRFSITHVSDSDMDSIGGKSENEAQE; from the exons TTCAGCTGCTGAAGTCTACAGATCTCGGACGCCACAGCCTCCTCTACATAAAAGAAATGGGACAGGGCTGGTTTGGCAAG GTTTTGCTGGGGGAGGTGAATGTTGGACTCAGTACCACACAGGTGGTGGTTAAGGAGCTAAAGGCCAGTGCCAGTGTACAGGAGCAGATGCAGTTCCTGGAAGAGGTCCAGCCTTACCG GTTGCTCCAGCATTCAGCCCTCCTGCAGTGTCTGTCCCAGTGTTCAGATGTCACACCCTATCTGCTGGTTATGGAGCACTGCCCTCTA GGAGATGTTAAAGGATACCTTCGTAGCTGTCGGGCAGCAGACTCGGTGACCCCTGACCCTTTGATCCTTCAGCGGATGGCATGCGAGATTGCTTCTGGTCTTCTATACCTTCACAAACACAATTACATTCACAG TGACCTGGCCCTAAGGAACTGCCTGTTGACCTCAGAGCTTGCTGTGAAAATTGGAGACTATGGCCTCAGCCACAGCAAGTACAAG GATGACTATTATGTAACAGCAGATCAAATATGGGTTCCTCTACGCTGGATTGCCCCAGAACTTATTGATGAAGTCCATGGCAATCTCTTAGTAGTGGACCAAACCAAGGCCAGCAATGTCTG GTCACTAGGTGTGACGATATGGGAGTTGTTTGAACTGGGTAACCAGCCTTACAGGCACTATTCTGATAGGCAGGTTTTAACATATGCTGTAAAGGAACAGCAGCTCAAACTGCCAAAGCCCCTGCTGAAAGTGCCTCTGTGTGAACGCTG gtATGAGGTAATGCAGTTCTGTTGGCTGCAGCCTGAGCAGAGGCCTGTTGTGGAGGAAGTCCATATACTGCTAGGCTACCTGTGTGCTAAGGGTGCAACTGAGTCTGAGGAAGACTTTGAGAAGTGCTGGAACTCTCTCAGGCCAAGTATGGGCTCCAGCAGCTCCCACAGAACACCTGCAACTGAAGTAGCCTCTTCTACTTCTTCCTCATTTCCTCTACTTGAACACTTCTCTATGGCAGACAGCTTCCAGTCTGAGAATGGGGATGATATATTGACAGTAACTGAGACCAGCCAGGGTCTCAACTTTGAGTATAAATGGGAGCAAGCACGAGCTGAGCAGCCCTACTGCTCCTCTTCAGCGAGTGGACCATTGGGAAAGAATAATCCCCATTACCAGGATGTGTATTACCCTATAAGCAATTCCACAGGTAGCTGCAAGGGTGAGAGCCTCCCTCTTGGGGTTTCTCCATCCTATTATGAGTCAGACCATCCAGGTGTGGTTCCAGTGCTAAGTGCACACAGCCCCTCAGTAAGTAGCGAGTACTATATCCGCATTGAGGAGCCAGTTGAGTGCAACATCAGCTTAGAAGACAACAATCTTGATTACAGTCCAAGACTTGAAGCCAGTAACAGTAATTTGTCCTCCACAGGCAGGAGGAGTCCCATTGAGTCTCAGCCAAACACCTACTGGTCAGCAGCTAAAGAACCCATCAGTAATGATTATGGTTATGATTCAGATAGTATCCTAACCATGGAGCCACTCCAAAGAAGACTTCCAAGCTCGGTAGAGATAGACCAGTCAGAAGTTTATTTTTCTTCCAATGACAGGCACAATTTACATGGTTCAAACTTTGATGAGCAGAGAAGAGGGTCAGAAGGCCTCTGCCATAGACTGGAGGTGGTAAAGGAAAGCCCACTTGGAGTTTCAGTCTCTCTTAGTAGTCCCAGCTTGGCACACTGTGACCCATACCTTGAGTCTAAGCAGAGAACTGCAGAAAGAAGTATGGCCAGTGAGGCCTATTATGACATTATGGGCCCCTTACAAAAGAATGTGCCCAGACCCCACTACATGAGTATTGATATTGATGCCGGTGATGGCTTTCTTTTGGGGAGGGAGAGTTCTGATccagaagatgatgatgatgatctgtTTTCTCAGAACATGTTAACTAATTGGAACTCCAACCACTCAGCAAACAACAACAGTTTAAGCGATCGTACACAAGCTGTGGGTTTTCGAGATGCATACCTTGATTTACGTCACCCGACACCCTCTTCTCATGTCGGGAATTTGAAATCAAGAGCATTGGAAACAAGAAACAGTTGTACATATAATTCCATCAATTCAGTCAAAGACCAATCATACACAGAAGCCACAGATAGTACACCCACTTATAGTAACCCCCACGCTGACTCAGAGGGTGGTGAGTACCTACTTTTAAGTCCTGACAGTACTCAGGATGTTGAATCATCTTCCAAATGTCATTCTGTCACAGAAAGTCAGCATATTCATACATGGCAGAAGAACATTGCTCAAAAACATATCAAAAACAATACATCAGACTTCTGTGTAGGAGGTTGCGGCAGAATGAATCCATCAACTCTTCCATCGGAGCTGGTAGTGACTAAAGAAAATATGTTACTTGAGACAAGGATGTCCCCTGCACAAAAACTGAAACTTGGGACAGATGattctgctggagtgtgtgtaAAAATGGTGTCATGCCCTAAGGATCTGTCTAGGATTGTCTCAGAGTGTATCCATTTGACAGACAGCAGGATGGTCCCCGACAACTCCAGCATCAATTTAGTGGAAATTAATGACTGCAGTGACGTCTGTATGGACATCCCCTCTGGAGTACTAGCAGATTATCCCTCGGACTATGCAGAGGTGGGCAATGTTGACCTAACTCACAGAACACTGCAGAGAGACACTGGGTCCAGACACTGCGTGGACACAATTAATCTAGCTTCTAGCAGCAGTCCATGTGAGGCCTTCAGCCCTGATAGTTATCACATACCCATTCAGGCGAAATCCTTAGACAGTGGCTATGAAACAGAGAATAATGAATCCCCAGAGTTTATCCTGAAAGACCTTGAAGGGAATCCAGCCCTTAGCACTAGTGTAGAATCAGACGAGTGTGACATGTTGCTCCAGATGGACCTAGATGAAGATGTCAATGTAATGCTCCTGCATCCATCCAGCAGTCATCGACCGCTGAACAGCCTTGGTGAGAGGAATCAGTACAGAGACTCTGCTTATTTTTCTGACTATGACATGGAGAATGACAAGAGCCCTAGTGAAGGAGTCCACATGTTCTTCAGCTGCCAAGATGAGGATGATGTCTTTGAAATCAAAGCAGAAAAGGATGGCTCAGAAAAGAAATTTGGGAGAGAGGGACAAAACATGGAGAGTGAGAAGGGACATGACATATCTGTGCCAAAGGACAACAATGCAGCCCTTAATGTTAAACAATTGTGTCTTAAAAAGACAAGCCAAAATAAGTGTTTATCACCTGCATTGGTTCCAGTAATTTCTATGCTTTCACCCTTTCCTCCAGAGATGGGGGGTTGCTTGACCAAGGAGTCAACTCCAGATGATGGTATTGGGCTGGAATCTGATCACTCTGGAGAGGAACCAAACTCTGAATGCTACTCTTCCACAGAGTCTGAAGGTTCTTCCTCAACACAGGAGGCCTCGGGTGTGGTGGAGCACGCTAATGCAGTTACCAGAGATTTTTCCTCAGCAGAGTCACTAGGCTCAGACTCTACCATAGTAGATTTAAGTGTGGAGGTAATCCAAGCAGAGGAGCAAGAAGCCTGTAACAAACTGGACAATCTGGAGCAACGGATTGGATACATCGAGGAAAAGGATGAATCAGTGGAAGAAGATGGCATAGGTTCAGCACTTTCAAAACCAAAGCGTGATGTATCATTGGAGAATATTCTTCCAGCCTTGCCAGAAGATCTAGATATTCTTGCTCCACAGGGAAACGGAGAGGAGGTGGATGAGGAAGATTCAGAGGATAGTGATGAGTCTGATGAAGAACTTCGTAGCTACAACATACAGGAGCAGAGTGATGAGAGTGATGAAGAGTTCCCTGTGGTGCCTGTCGTTGTGAGCGATCGCAGCAGTGCACGGCATCTACGCAGCCTCCTCAAAATGCCCTCCATATTTACACAGTCCTTCTGCGATGAGCTGGAGAGCAAGAAAAAAGCGGTGTCATTCTTTGATGATGTTACTGTGTTTCTATTCGATCAG GAGAGCCCCACGGGTGAGCTTGGGGACTACAGTTTTCCTGTGGAGGCAGAAGCCAATTGGAAGGCTTCAGAGGTCGCGCTGCCACGGTCCCAGGATAGGGATATTGCCCCTGAGGATTCACCAGGAACGAATGTCTCAGAAGAAA GCGGGGCATTTCAGTGGAAAGATGATTTTCCATTAATGCAAAGCCCTTCAACATCAGAACCTGGCTTTGAAGAGATCGCTACACCACCCAACTCTCCTATCAAATCTCCAGATGAAATACCAGCACCTCTGCTTTCCCGATTTAGTGTCTCTCGATTCTCCATTACGCATGTGTCTGACTCTGACATGGACTCCATTGGAG GTAAAAGTGAGAATGAAGCCCAGGAGTGA